The Apium graveolens cultivar Ventura chromosome 10, ASM990537v1, whole genome shotgun sequence nucleotide sequence CAGAAAACCAAATATCTTACAAATGTCATTTGCAGGAAAAGTCATCAGTTTAAAGTGCCGTATTATCTGTTCCCAACATATAACTCCTTCCTGAATTTTATTGAAATCTAGAAGCGAGTGAAATTGCAAGATCTTGATAAGCAAAACACAATTTCGGATTACCAAAACATTGCACATTCAACTCGGAACATACAAAAACTCTGAAGATACTTTTGAACAAGGTAATGAAAAAAACATCAATAGCTGTGTATTCAACTCGAACATAACCATTAAAACAAACGTGTACAAAACACAAACGTAATACGTGTTACATAGAAATGAAGGAAATATAGTACAACTCAGAAACATACATACAACTATGAACTTGATATACTATCCAACCAGCACATAAATGGCATATATAATTCCTGGAATGTATCCCAACAACGTTAGCAGCAAACATATCCAGAACTCAACCTGCATCCATCCCCACAACATTTACGGATATGTTAAAAGTGTTAGTTATATTCAGATctaaaccaaataaatttatttcaaacAAAAAATTTACTCCTAAACCATCTATACTAGTTTCTAGTATCACATATATATGCACGGTTCCCAAAACCATTCCAAAATATTGATGTGTAAGATGTACACTTTATAATTATCTCCATAATGAGATGATACCTCGCATACATACATGTACTACGCCCACGAATCACAAATTAAAACGTGATAATCGTCAGGTCACATTACGGGTTCGATGTATCAGTTCTATTTTATATGAAAAGCGACGAAACCAGAATTTCAAAAATAATCTGGACATGCGTACATAAATGCCATATAAAGAGAAAACTTACACCACAGCCATAGCGCAGAAAGACACCAACCGGGGGCAACAGTATCGCCAAGATTACTTCCAAAAATGTTTCAGATCCCATTGATGATAATTACAAGTCGAGTGATAATAAGAAGATATAAAATAAATGTTACATATATAAAGAGGAAAATGATAGTAGGGGGTTTAATAAAAGACAAAGGAAGTTGCACAACTGACACGTTTATGATGAATATCAAATACGTGGCCTCTTCCCTACATATAGGGTGTACGTGGCCTACTCTTATGAATTCACCACTTGACTCGCCCCTGGTAAACGCCCGCTTCTATTATTGAATAAACTAGGTTTCTACATGGGCGATCGCCCGCCCGGGATAATTATGGTTTCTTTATATGAATATTTTTAACATGTATCCTTTATTcgattaaattataaattaattattttatctCTATGTAAATTTTATGTTTTTTCATATATATCCCAACAGTTATACATTTTTCTTATATATTTAGTTagtattatatttttatatttgatcttgatgaatcaaaatttattttatttcttcattatttaataatgattttgaaaaaatattttacGTTTTATGGTCATActacttttaaatatattttagtaaatttgtatttcaattttgaattataattttttatttgcATTTTACATAGCTTTTAcaaaattaaacaaaacaaatgTAATATTCATACATAAGCATAATCTAAACATGTTtcttgttttataaaataaaattaaaattatctattcaaaaatatttaaaatcaaatttacCAATTCTAAATTTTTAACAAAATGATACCACTTTAATCCGATTTTTGATttctaatttttaattatatttatttttattaaaataattattgatTGTATTATATTAatacttttaatattattttaaattatttaagaaattataattatagttcaatttcttaaataattattgaTTGTGTTTATTTATACTGATTATTAAACATTATAATGAAATAAATATAGTCTAGGTTATATCACGTGGGACCTGACCAAACCATACGATACGACTAGGGCCGCCCAAAGTTCAAAAATCGGATTGTACCGGCTCGAACTGACCGAAGACCGGTTTTTTTCGAGATTACGGATCGAGGACCGGACCGGTTCTCTCAGACTGTAAAAACCCGGATTGGACCGGGACCAGACCGGTTTGAACCGATTatgttaatatttatatatattttttaaatttttctttcaaatttatacATTAAAAAGTTTTGTTACTTGATACGACAATAAAAAATTAAAAGCAAGTACAAATCTTATTATTTTTAAAGTAAATATTAATTTTGAAGTGTATGAATATCAATATGTTATCACATGAAATACAAAGTTTAGTAATTTAAAGTGTAGTATcgatttgattttattataataatttattaCATATTAGTCGGATCAATAAAATATCATATGGGTAAATGTTTAATATTTATATCGGACCTTATAAGACATAAAGTAAAggtaaaatatttatatatatgaattCAGGTTCATTCAGGTCCATACCAGATTTTTCAGGTTTTTGATCGGACCGAATATCGgattttttcaataaaaaggaCTAGGGACCGGACCAGGTTTGTTAGGTTTGTTCGGTCCGGTCCGGATCTTCGACCGGTGGACTCGGTCTGATCCGATCTGGGTTATAGCTTTAGACCGGAATTGTCTACAGCCCTAGATACGACTGTATCAGTAAAACCCCTTCCAGTTGTATATAAGATATAATTAGTTCACGGGGTAATGCCcgttaatattaaaattattattttaaaatattctataattttagtttaaaatatatatattgataAATATAATGTGTGTAATGTTAAGTAGGTAGTATcatttattatataaaatttatttttagtATAAAATAGATAAATGGATAAGCATAAATTGTTTAATTGTAAGGAGTGAGtgtcactaatatatatataaggaAAATTTAGATTTGAAAgttatttttcaataatattAAAAAAGGTTTTATGAGAAAAGGTTACGAAttaaaaaaaaaggaaaagagaAAATTAGAGGAATGAGAGAAAATAATATGTCAATATTATTAATTTTAGCATGTCTATGATACAAAATAAAACTATGAAATCACGAAGctttttaaaaacaaaaaattGGAAAGGGGAGATGTTAATGTGATTATAATCCTTATTgtttttaagaaaaaatttaACTTCTTCGATAACATGGTATATCGTTTAAGAGCCGTATCGATAACTTTAAAATTTATTAAGCACTTGTCATGGTCACATTAAATTCGGACTTGTATGTATTATATTTACAAATTTTTTAGAATGATGTATTACAAATCTATATAATCTTAAAGCCTACTATTGCCCATATAAGATTTATCCATgaatttacccatgacccatgACTAATGATCCATTTTATTTTTTTACATAATATAACCCTCACGTACATCGTACTTCCTTTAAAACTGATTTATCCCATAAATCTTCTTATCCGCAAAACAGAATTTAAATTTTGCACTCATTCCACAACCGAGAAAGATCTTTAAGTTATTGGCAAGTTTTTTACCATGATGATAGTAAAACACATGTGGTACTTCCTACATAGTACGGTTATTAATTACTGCAAGACTTCATTTTAGTAATTGACTCCTTataaaaaacaaaatacaaaCATACCAGTGCCCCGAACTCTAACGTATGATCTGTAATAACCTTCAAAAACTTATCATAATGTTGAACATCACCTGCCT carries:
- the LOC141693514 gene encoding low temperature-induced protein lt101.2 encodes the protein MGSETFLEVILAILLPPVGVFLRYGCGVEFWICLLLTLLGYIPGIIYAIYVLVG